The sequence below is a genomic window from Clostridia bacterium.
AGTTCCGAAGAAAAAAACTTAGTTCCAGCTAGTAACGAAATCAGGGCAGAAAGGTCAAATAGGTTATGTCGAATCAAGTTCTTTCGCTGGCGATTCTTGAGCCCGTCGTCGGCAAAGAGGACGCATGTCTGGCTCTGCTGCGGGATTTCTATACCTTGCTCCATGCCAAGGGCTACAGCAGCGACCTTCTCTATCGTGACCCGAAGGAACCCGGGCGATTCGTCCACCTCCGGATGTGGTATTCCGAGGAGGCGCGCTCAGAGGCGCAGCAGGACCCCGAAGTGCATCGCTTCTGGATCCAGTTACCGGACGTGTGTACCATCACCACAATCCATGAGACGCTGGAGCAGTTGTTCTGTACTTATACGCCTGAGCCAGCCTAGTCGCGCTGGTGTGCGGTATCGTTCCGAGCCGGCGGTAACGGATAGAGCAGGCCTTCAAGCCTGCTCTATCCTACGTGGCGTAAAATCAATACTGAATGTCGATTTCGATTCCTCGCCTGCGCACGTGGTTCGCACTGATCGCTATAGCCGTTGTGGCGGTGGTTGCGGGTTTCTATCTGTACGCCCGCATGACGGTGAGTCGCGCGATTCGCGAAGCGCCGCAGCGGCTCGGTATCGAAATACAGCAGAGCACCGAAGGCTTTTCGCTTTCGAAATCTGAGGGCGGACGTACCCTCTTCACCGTCCAGGCTTCAAAGGCCATCCAGTACAAGCAGGGCGGACGCGCGGAACTACGCGATGTGAACATCGTCGTCTATGGCCGCAAGGCGAACCGCTTTGACCAGATTCGTGGCACAAGCTTTGAGTACGACCCGCAGACTGGTGACGTCATTGCTCGCGGCGAAGTACACATCCAGTTGGAAGGTAATGCCGAAGGTCCCGACCGTCCCGATCAGGCGCCTCCTGGCGAACTGAAGAACACGATACACCTGAAAACCAGCGGCCTCGTTTTCAATCAGAAGAGCGGCATCGCACGGACAGAAGAAGCTATCGAGTTCCGGTTCCCACAGGCGAGCGGCTCTGCCGTTGGCGCCATTTACGATGCCAAAGCGAACCAGCTTACGCTGTCATCAAAGATTCATATCGTCACTACCGGCGGCAAACCGACGAGTGTAGATTCCGGGCATGGTGTCATCACCAAGGAACCGCGACAGGTCGTGCTCGAAGCGGTTAAAGTGACGCAGACTGACCGCGATCTTGAAGCGAACCGCGTAGTCGTCCTTCTGAATGAATCGAACGCTATCGACCACATTACGGCCACGGGAGATGTTCGCCTGTCGGGACGTGGTCGCAATGCCCTGTTGGTGCGAGCGCCACGGGCTGACATGGACTTGGGCGCAAGCAATCTGTTGACGTCCGCCAGTTTCTCCGGCGGGGTGCAGTTCCAGGGCTCGGGTGAGAACCGTCTGGACGGGAACGCCGGCAGGGTTGCGCTCGACTTTGTCGCGCGCAACCAACTCAACCGTATCCGCGCCAGCGAAGCCGTTCGATTGCGGCAACTACCGCAGCAGGGGTCAAAGGCGCAGGCGGTTGACATTGCCGCGGACACCTTGGTTTTCAATGTCCGCAACGGAAAACGGGTGGAAAGCGCGCAGACCGGGGGCGCGGCGCAGATCACGCTGGCACCGCAGTCGGCTACGGCTGTTGCGGGCGAGCGCACGGTCATTACGGCCGGCAGCTTCCGTGCGCTGTTCGATTCGCGCAACCGGCTCACCGTCGTACGTGGCGAGCCCAACGCGCGCATTGTCGCCATGACGCCGGGACAACCGGATAAGATCTCGACCAGCCGTACGCTGGACGTGCAGTTTGCGGCTGCGGGTGGCATCTCCAGCATCGTTCAGGAAGGAGATTTCCGCTACACGGAGCCGCAGGTTGCGAATGCGATTGCGTCCACCGGCCCAGGCGGTCGAGTCGCAACTGCGGAACGTGCGCGTTACAGCCCGACGGATGAGATGTTGACGCTTTCCGGATCGCCGCGAGTAGTGGAAGGCGGCATGACGATCGCGGCGCAATCCATGCGATTGAACCGCCGCAGTGGTGATGCAGTAGCACAAGGCGATGTGAAGACAACTTATAGCGAACTGAAGCAGGATCCGAACGGCGCGCTGCTGGCGACATCCGACCCGGTGCACGCAACCGCCAGGACGATGACGGCGCGCAAAGCAACGGGCGTTGCGCGCTACTCCGGTGGAGCCCGCCTCTGGCAAGGCGCTAACATCGTGCAAGCGCCCGCGATTGAGTTCGACAAGACGAATAGGAGCGTCGTGGCCGAGGGCACGACGGCGCAGCCGGTCACGAGCGTTTTCGTCCAGGTAGATAAGTCGGGCAAGTCAACGCCCGTCGTAGTGACGGCAGCCAAGTTGGCCTACGTCGACACCCAGCGTCGTGCACGGTATAGCGGTGGCGTATTGGCTAAGGGCGCTGATGCGACCATCACGGCGGATCATGTAGATGTAGTGCTGCAAGCTTCAGGACAGCAGTCGGCGGCAGTCGCCGGACCGAGCCAGTTGAAGGAAATCGTCGCGGAGAAGGGTGTTGTGATCCAGCAGGCCAAGAGGCGTGCGACGGGCGATCGACTGGTCTATTCGACAACCGATGGCCGTTTCGTTTTGACCGGAGGCCCACCCGTGATTGTCGACGCCGAGCGCGGCACGGTCAGGGGCGATTCGTTGACCTTCTATAGTCGCGATGATAAAGTCGTGATCGAAGGCAAGGACGCTTCCCGCACCGTAACTCGTACTAGAGTAAGCAGATAATGCAAACCCTGTCGACAGATGAACTGGGAAAGGCTTATAGGGGCCGCAGGGTCGTCAACGGTGTTTCTCTCCATGTGGATCGTGGCGAAGTGGTTGGATTATTGGGGCCGAACGGGGCCGGTAAGACGACCAGTTTCTACATGATTGTCGGGCTAACGCCCCCGGACACGGGTCGCGTCATGGCCGACAAGGAAGAGATTACCGACGTCCCCATGTATTTGCGGGCCCGAAACTTCGGCATCAGTTACTTGCCGCAGGAGCCGTCCGTTTTCCGCAAGCTTACGGTGGAAGAGAACATACTGGCCGTGCTGGAAACGCAGCCTGTTTCCTGGCACGAGCGCCGCGAGCGCATGGAAACGCTGATCGATCAGCTCACGCTCGGGCACATTCGGAAGAATCGCGGATACGCGCTTTCCGGCGGCGAGCGCCGGCGAGTGGAAATCGCGCGCTGCCTCTGCATATCGCCTTCGTTCATCCTGCTTGATGAGCCTTTTGCCGGTATAGACCCCATCGCTGTCCTCGATCTTCAGAAGATCATCTTCTCGTTGAAGGCCAGCGGCATCGGCGTGTTGATTACTGACCACAATGTTCGAGAGACGCTTTCCGTCACTGACCGGGCCTACATCATTAACGAGGGCAGAATCTTCCGCGCAGGAACTCCTGAACAACTCGGCAACGACCCAGAGGTAAAGCGCGTTTATCTCGGCGAAAGTTTTTCGCTCGTATAGTTTTCGGCGGATGCGAGCCGCCAGCCGTGCGTCATGTGGGGCGAATCCCCGCAGCTATCGAGCACTTCGGAAGCACAGCAGGCTTGCGTAGGCAATAGGGAAAATCACTAATATTTTGCTTGATTTTTGGCTGATATTCTCCCCAAAGGCTGAAGGTGAAAGTATGTGCAGAAGCAAAAAACATCGGTGCCTCGTCACCTCCGGTGTGCTTCTGGTTTAGAATCGTAGTGGGATATTTCCCTCGTAACCTCTGGCCTTTCAAATGGTGTTGCTGCAGCCGAAACTGAATCTCAGAGTCTCCCAGAAGCAGATATTGACCCCTGGGCTCGTCCAGATGGTCAGCGTCCTTGCTCTCAACAAGCTTGAACTCAAGGACATGATTAACGAGGAGATGGTTGAGAACCCCGTTCTCGATGAGTACCTGGAATCGGTACCGACGCTGGACGAGGTTGCCGCGCGCGAGGAACAGCGCGAGCGCGACAGCAGTGTGACCGAAGAAGCGCCTCCGGCGGATGCCAAAGAGAAGGATCCCTTTGAGGAGATCGACTTCGGGTCGTTCTTCCAGGAGTACCTCGACCCCGGTTATCGCAGCAATACGGAACTTGAGTCGATCGATAAGCCTTCGTTCGAAAACTTCCTCTCCAAGCCGACCTCTCTGACCGACCACCTCATGTGGCAACTGGGCGCCATGCATCTGAAGGACGACGTGCGCGCGGCGGCCGAACTGGTTATCGGCAACCTGAATGAGGACGGATACCTGCTCGCAAGCGATGACGAACTGATCTCGATGGCGTCGTACGACGGCAAGACGCGAGTTGGAGGCTTTGAGCAAGCGGAAGCAGAATTGGAGCAGGACGAACTGCTCGCAATTGACGATCCGGAAGAGGCTTTCGCCGAGGCATCCGAACTATCGGAACTTGCCGCCGATTGCGAGGAAAACAACAACGGCGGTCCAATGCTTCTGCGCAAACCGGACCAGCCCTGTCGCGCCGCTTTCTGCCGCGAAGCCTTGCGCGAAGCGATTGACCTCGTTCGACAGATGGACCCGGTCGGCGTCGCCTCACGCGACTTGCGCGAATGCCTGCTCGCGCAGTTGCAGGATCTGAAGCTGCATCACCACGAACGCAAAAACGGCAGCGATCCGGCAATGGCCGAACAGCTTGACGAAGCGATCGTCGTCATACGCGATCACATCCGTCTGCTGCAGAATAAGCAGCACAAGGAAATTGCCAAGGCCATGGGCAAGTCTATTGAGCGCGTGATGCATGCGGTGGAGTTGATCCGAACCCTCGATCCCAAGCCCGGCCTGCGCTACAACAAGGTTGAACCAAGGCTTATCGAGCCTGACGTGGCTTTTGTGAAGCAGGGCGACGAGTACATGGTCGTGATGAACGACGATGACATGCCGCAGCTTCGCCTGAACCCGACGTATAAGAAACTGCTCAGCCGCGAGGCCGCGGAAAAGGACGTTCGCAATTACGTAAAAGAGCGTTACAAGTCCGCTATCCAGCTCATCAAGAACATCGAGCAGCGGAAGCAGACGATCCTGAAGACTTGCTACGCCATTATCGGGCGGCAAAACGAATTCCTCGCTCTCGGCATCGACTATCTCAAGCCGATGATGATTAAGGAAGTCGCGGAAGAAATCGGGGTTCATCCCTCGACCGTCAGCCGTGCGGTGGCCAACAAGTACGCGCACACGCCGCAAGGCGTGTTCGAACTCAGGTACTTTTTCAGCGAGAGCGTCAACGGACCTGAAGGCGGCGGCACGTCGCTGCTGATCCTGAAACGTCGCGTTAAGAAGCTCATCGAAGAGGAAGACCCAGCCAGGCCGTTGACGGACGAGCAGATCACCCGCATCCTCCAGTCGCAGGGCATCCAGGTCACTCGCCGGACGGTCGCGAAGTACCGGGAAGATATGAAGATTCCGAGCACGCATCAGCGTAGAGTCAAGAGCTAGAACGCTGCCTGTGCGCCCGGACGCAAGGCCCGGCCCATCTCTCAACGTGAATAATTAGCTGCTTAGTCGGCCATCGCCGCATCTGTACCGGAACCACTTGGTTGCGGGGCGATTGCCAGCCGCCTCCGGATTAATGCTGATACCGCTGGCGACCCGTATTGAACCTTCCCGGGATTTCTGCCAATGGCCTGGCAGAAGCTCTCGGTTTACAAGGAGGGGAGCTAATGAACGTGGAATACACCGGAAGACAGTTTGAAATCACACCTATTATCCGTGAGGAAGTTGAAGCAGGTTTGCTGAAGCTCTCGAAAATTCTGGGCGATAGCTTCAACAGCAAGATCATCCTGACCGCCGAACGACAGCGGCGGATCGCCGAAATCACGATCACAAGGCGCAAGCAGTCCCTGGTCGGATTGGCTGAGGCGGTTGACATGAGCACCGCGATCAGCCAGGCGCTCGACCATATCGAGAAACAGGCGCTGAAACACAATGGCCGCAAGCGCGACACCAAGCGCGTGACCAAGTCGAAGTGGAAGAGAGAAGCTCCGGAGGAACCGCTTCAAATGGCGGTGGGCGCCTCGGTTGCTGCCGCTGTTCCGGTGGTCGTCCACAAGTTCCCGGCCGTACACCGCACGACGGAGGCGCACCTGGTCAACAGCGAGGACGCGGTCGCAATCCGCCCGATGACAATCGAGGAGGCGGTCAAGGAATGCGAGTTCCGCGATCGCGAGGTCTTCGTCTTTCGTGACAAAGAAGGCAACGTCAAAGTTCTGCATCGCAAGAAAGACGGCAAACTGGAACTGATCGAGGCCTGAAGGTCCTCGCAGATTCAGCATACGGAAGGGGCACTGGCGGTGCCCCTTTTTGCTGAGTTCACGGTTTGTGCCGAGCTGGAGTACGATGAACGAAATGGCTGCAAATACAACCATCAAGAAGATCGATCTCAAGCGCAAACCTGTGCGCCTGCGCCGTAAGGGCAGCCGGCAGAATGAGTTGGTCATCATCACGGGCATGAGCGGTTCGGGCAAGGCTTCCGTTCTGAAAGCCTTTGAGGACCTGGGCTACTACTGCGTCGATAACCTTCCTGTCGAATTGATCCAGCGCTTCGCCGATCTTCTGAACGAATCGGCCGAGGAGCGCAAATCCGCGCTGGTGGTCGATATCCGGGAAGGGCAGCGGCTGGAGATGTTGCCGCAGATCGTCAGTGACCTGAAAAAGCAGCTCAATGCTACGGTCGTGTATCTGGAAGCAGACGACCCTATTCTGCTGCGACGCTTCAGCGAGACCCGCCGCCCGCATCCGTTGGGGACAAAGTCATCGGTGC
It includes:
- a CDS encoding antibiotic biosynthesis monooxygenase is translated as MSNQVLSLAILEPVVGKEDACLALLRDFYTLLHAKGYSSDLLYRDPKEPGRFVHLRMWYSEEARSEAQQDPEVHRFWIQLPDVCTITTIHETLEQLFCTYTPEPA
- the rpoN gene encoding RNA polymerase factor sigma-54 translates to MVLLQPKLNLRVSQKQILTPGLVQMVSVLALNKLELKDMINEEMVENPVLDEYLESVPTLDEVAAREEQRERDSSVTEEAPPADAKEKDPFEEIDFGSFFQEYLDPGYRSNTELESIDKPSFENFLSKPTSLTDHLMWQLGAMHLKDDVRAAAELVIGNLNEDGYLLASDDELISMASYDGKTRVGGFEQAEAELEQDELLAIDDPEEAFAEASELSELAADCEENNNGGPMLLRKPDQPCRAAFCREALREAIDLVRQMDPVGVASRDLRECLLAQLQDLKLHHHERKNGSDPAMAEQLDEAIVVIRDHIRLLQNKQHKEIAKAMGKSIERVMHAVELIRTLDPKPGLRYNKVEPRLIEPDVAFVKQGDEYMVVMNDDDMPQLRLNPTYKKLLSREAAEKDVRNYVKERYKSAIQLIKNIEQRKQTILKTCYAIIGRQNEFLALGIDYLKPMMIKEVAEEIGVHPSTVSRAVANKYAHTPQGVFELRYFFSESVNGPEGGGTSLLILKRRVKKLIEEEDPARPLTDEQITRILQSQGIQVTRRTVAKYREDMKIPSTHQRRVKS
- the raiA gene encoding ribosome-associated translation inhibitor RaiA: MNVEYTGRQFEITPIIREEVEAGLLKLSKILGDSFNSKIILTAERQRRIAEITITRRKQSLVGLAEAVDMSTAISQALDHIEKQALKHNGRKRDTKRVTKSKWKREAPEEPLQMAVGASVAAAVPVVVHKFPAVHRTTEAHLVNSEDAVAIRPMTIEEAVKECEFRDREVFVFRDKEGNVKVLHRKKDGKLELIEA
- the lptC gene encoding LPS export ABC transporter periplasmic protein LptC, with amino-acid sequence MSISIPRLRTWFALIAIAVVAVVAGFYLYARMTVSRAIREAPQRLGIEIQQSTEGFSLSKSEGGRTLFTVQASKAIQYKQGGRAELRDVNIVVYGRKANRFDQIRGTSFEYDPQTGDVIARGEVHIQLEGNAEGPDRPDQAPPGELKNTIHLKTSGLVFNQKSGIARTEEAIEFRFPQASGSAVGAIYDAKANQLTLSSKIHIVTTGGKPTSVDSGHGVITKEPRQVVLEAVKVTQTDRDLEANRVVVLLNESNAIDHITATGDVRLSGRGRNALLVRAPRADMDLGASNLLTSASFSGGVQFQGSGENRLDGNAGRVALDFVARNQLNRIRASEAVRLRQLPQQGSKAQAVDIAADTLVFNVRNGKRVESAQTGGAAQITLAPQSATAVAGERTVITAGSFRALFDSRNRLTVVRGEPNARIVAMTPGQPDKISTSRTLDVQFAAAGGISSIVQEGDFRYTEPQVANAIASTGPGGRVATAERARYSPTDEMLTLSGSPRVVEGGMTIAAQSMRLNRRSGDAVAQGDVKTTYSELKQDPNGALLATSDPVHATARTMTARKATGVARYSGGARLWQGANIVQAPAIEFDKTNRSVVAEGTTAQPVTSVFVQVDKSGKSTPVVVTAAKLAYVDTQRRARYSGGVLAKGADATITADHVDVVLQASGQQSAAVAGPSQLKEIVAEKGVVIQQAKRRATGDRLVYSTTDGRFVLTGGPPVIVDAERGTVRGDSLTFYSRDDKVVIEGKDASRTVTRTRVSR
- the lptB gene encoding LPS export ABC transporter ATP-binding protein, coding for MQTLSTDELGKAYRGRRVVNGVSLHVDRGEVVGLLGPNGAGKTTSFYMIVGLTPPDTGRVMADKEEITDVPMYLRARNFGISYLPQEPSVFRKLTVEENILAVLETQPVSWHERRERMETLIDQLTLGHIRKNRGYALSGGERRRVEIARCLCISPSFILLDEPFAGIDPIAVLDLQKIIFSLKASGIGVLITDHNVRETLSVTDRAYIINEGRIFRAGTPEQLGNDPEVKRVYLGESFSLV